The region GTCTCGTTTCTAACGTGAGATAATTGTGAGTTTTAATCAATGGGTTTACTTGTTGGTTTTACCTGATTTATTTATGGTAATTGAGGCCACCAAAAAAACGTAGGTTTTCTTGGTGGCGAGCCCCTTGATCTTATGGTAAATTTTCGCCTTTCCTAAACTCGATATTTTTCATTATTATTCAGTAGGTTATGGCTTTACTGTTAAAGTTAGTTACTACAGTTAAATGGCTGAAACCTTTGCTGTTCATGGGTTTGATTGGGTAAAAGATAGGACAGGCAAGAAAAGAACATAGACATATATGGACGCTCCCGGTTAGTCAAGGTAATACTCATCTAGCCAAGGTATTTTTGACCTTAGTTTCTTTGTTAACTATTACCTCTCGTTACGTGTTTATTGACTGACTCTTTTCGCTTTAAGCGATAGTGCTGACATATATACGGGCTTAACACGTTCTCTTTTTAGAGAAAATGCGCCCCTGATGAATTCCGTACCTACACACCTAAAAGTATTTGAACAGCCAGTCGGGTTATTAACCCTTGTCTCTAACGGGTTTATGTAGGATGAACTGAGTCTTTTGTCATCAATTTAACCACTTCTCTAAGAGGTAGCCTTGTTTCCTAAATCGAGGGAACCTTTTGCCGTTAGCGTGATCTGATCCCTAAAGATAGCTATACGGAAGCTGAAAAGTGGGAAAATCTAAACATAAAATAACCAATTGGTCTCAGTACAATAAGGCGTTGATTAATCGAGGCTCACTCACTTTCTGGATTGATGAGCAAGCAATTAAGTCTTGGTATTGTTGTGAACACCACGGGCGTCGTGGTCGAGGGTTCACTTACTCTGATGTTGCTATTGAAACAGCACTCGTTGTGAAAGGCGTTTTTAACTTGTCATTACGAGCACTTGAAGGATTCACCAACTCTGTATTTCAACTTATGGATGTGCCACTGACCTCACCAAGTTATAGCTGTATAAGCAAAAGAGCTAAGACTGTTGAGATCAACTATCGAGCACCGAGTCGTGGCTCTGCGGCACATGTTGTGATTGATTCAACAGGTCTGAAAGTTTATGGAGAAGGAGAATGGAAAACGCGTAAGCATGGTAAAGAAAAACGCCGTACTTGGCGAAAGCTACACCTTGCAGTGGATAGTAATACCCATGAAATTGTGTCAGCTGAAATAAGCTTAGTTAACGTTGCCGATAATGAAGTATTTCCCACATTACTTAACCCATTAAGAAGAAATATAACTCAAGTCTCAGCTGATGGTGCCTATGACACTAAGGCATGTCATAAACTA is a window of Shewanella sp. VB17 DNA encoding:
- a CDS encoding IS5 family transposase, translating into MGKSKHKITNWSQYNKALINRGSLTFWIDEQAIKSWYCCEHHGRRGRGFTYSDVAIETALVVKGVFNLSLRALEGFTNSVFQLMDVPLTSPSYSCISKRAKTVEINYRAPSRGSAAHVVIDSTGLKVYGEGEWKTRKHGKEKRRTWRKLHLAVDSNTHEIVSAEISLVNVADNEVFPTLLNPLRRNITQVSADGAYDTKACHKLLQRKGCKPTIPPRSHAGYWEDDHPRNEAVKALKANQLAQWKQDNDYHQRSLSETAMYRYKQLISPKLSLRDYNAQVGEALAGVKAMNKVIGLGMPVRKHAA